A genomic window from Diospyros lotus cultivar Yz01 chromosome 2, ASM1463336v1, whole genome shotgun sequence includes:
- the LOC127794712 gene encoding uncharacterized protein LOC127794712: MDMTEAGSKRKLQLQELEELRLAAYENSRIYKEKTKAAHNKLIAKKEFNVGSKVLLYNSRLKLMPVEIMDESTTKKFTVNGQRLKHFYEGFTEHTVEELSLLDLPST; the protein is encoded by the exons atGGACATGACAGAAGCTGGTTCCAAGCGGAAGCTTCAAttgcaagagcttgaggaattgaggttaGCGGCATATGAGAACTCCAGGATCTACAAGGAAAAGACCAAAGCTGCACACAACAAATTGATTGCCAAGAAGGAGTTCAACGTTGGCAGTAAAGTCCTCCTCTACAATTCACGCCTAAAACTGATGCCTG TTGAGATTATGGACGAGTCGACTACGAAGAAATTCACAGTTAATGGGCAGAGGCTTAAACATTTCTACGAGGGCTTTACAGAACACACAGTGGAGGAGTTATCTCTCTTGGACCTTCCCTCGACTTGA
- the LOC127795226 gene encoding protein ACCELERATED CELL DEATH 6-like, which yields MCATLNGDDRNQLHLAAMKGDVCVLTVFLEDKTYWNHELLKAKDSGGSTIFHLAVKHKKFEAMEFLVKKVEAELKGKNIQKQANQLNTINECGYTTLDILEEIKADVPKFENVKEMFRKANALKASEVNQVDWLSKKRDALMVVALLIATMAFQAGMSPPGGFWQENSADHRAGEAVMAFNYPDSYPLFLRANTIGFVASVSTILFLVTGWPFKKKFLMWILVLIMWLTVTSMAFTYAFSITVITPKEDMGPLGDTIFITVIAWCSVMALLLVAHTIRLLNQWLKISQQIDVWTGMKKFQINV from the exons ATGTGCGCCACTCTCAACGGCGACGATAGAAATCAGCTTCACCTGGCGGCCATGAAGGGCGATGTCTGTGTATTGACTGTGTTCCTTGAGGACAAAACCTACTGGAATCACGAGTTGCTCAAAGCTAAAGACAGTGGTGGCAGCACCATATTTCATCTGGCTGTCAAGCATaagaaatttgag GCCATGGAGTTTTTAGTTAAGAAAGTGGAAGCTGAACTGAAAGGGAAGAACATACAAAAACAAGCTAACCAGTTAAACACGATAAACGAATGTGGGTACACAACTCTGGACATTCTAGAGGAAATCAAAGCTGACGtaccaaaatttgaaaatgtcAAGGAAATGTTTCGAAAAGCTAATGCCTTGAAAGCTAGTGAAGTCAATCAGGTTGATTGGTTGTCCAAGAAGCGGGATGCCCTGATGGTGGTTGCATTACTCATTGCAACCATGGCTTTCCAAGCTGGGATGAGCCCTCCTGGTGGTTTCTGGCAAGAAAATTCAGCCGACCATAGAGCTGGGGAAGCCGTGATGGCTTTTAACTACCCAGATTCATATCCACTGTTCCTTCGTGCCAACACAATCGGATTTGTGGCATCAGTAAGCACGATCCTGTTTCTGGTAACTGGATGGCCCTTCAAGAAGAAGTTCTTAATGTGGATCTTGGTTCTAATAATGTGGCTCACTGTTACATCCATGGCGTTTACTTATGCCTTCTCAATTACTGTGATCACCCCAAAAGAGGACATGGGACCTCTCGGCGACACCATTTTTATAACAGTGATAGCTTGGTGCAGTGTGATGGCACTTCTTTTAGTAGCTCACACCATTCGCTTGTTGAATCAGTGGTTGAAGATCAGCCAGCAAATAGATGTATGGACAGGGATGAAGAAGTTCCAAATAAATGTATGA